Proteins encoded in a region of the Mucilaginibacter sabulilitoris genome:
- a CDS encoding HEAT repeat domain-containing protein, translated as MSVINQLASALGRRDEIPNQELAKKIAETNDETAVQELVENLQHKSKDIQNDCIKVLYEIGELKPGLISAYSKTFTALLDHKNNRLQWGAMTALYTIISENPKAIYEELPRIVMAADNGSVITKDYAIRILISVCAFKTYANDAFILLNEQLLNSPTNQLPMYAELATPMINDDNKGVFVKTLISRLDDIEKDTKRKRVEKVIKKFSK; from the coding sequence ATGAGCGTAATTAATCAGTTGGCCTCCGCACTGGGCCGCCGGGACGAGATACCTAACCAGGAACTTGCAAAAAAGATCGCTGAAACTAATGATGAGACGGCTGTCCAGGAACTTGTCGAAAACTTACAGCATAAAAGCAAGGACATTCAAAACGACTGCATCAAGGTGCTATATGAGATAGGCGAACTTAAACCGGGTCTGATCTCGGCTTATTCCAAAACTTTCACCGCGCTGCTTGATCATAAAAATAACCGGCTGCAATGGGGCGCGATGACTGCGCTTTACACGATTATAAGTGAAAATCCGAAAGCTATTTACGAGGAGCTCCCCCGGATTGTTATGGCGGCAGACAACGGCTCTGTGATCACTAAGGATTACGCGATCAGGATTTTAATAAGTGTTTGTGCATTTAAAACCTATGCGAACGATGCCTTCATCTTGCTAAATGAACAATTGTTAAACAGCCCGACCAACCAGCTACCTATGTACGCAGAACTCGCGACACCGATGATCAATGACGATAATAAAGGTGTTTTTGTTAAAACCCTGATATCCCGCCTGGATGATATTGAAAAGGATACGAAACGCAAACGGGTGGAAAAAGTAATAAAGAAATTCAGTAAATGA
- a CDS encoding AraC family transcriptional regulator translates to MQHQEFEPPEELRDTIKCFWHNTKDSEEIQSSFEVQPDGYAEIIFYFGNLRSVSYHGGLQPLPSPFMMGLLNQPAVFFTQNRLEIIGIRCFPWTVFDLLGLQSGKDGLHIFEHPIAQLQPTLNKLIHAGRVEEALDHVKQYFLNVRSRITANSMLFKAGVAMREANGTMPVSQVAAAAHATLRTLERNFKQSSGHTVKDVSALIRFEQVRNCLWHYPDTNLAGLAHELGYTDQSHLSREFKRYSDTTPAAFARKAKKGKQVVSDDFVAFVQA, encoded by the coding sequence ATGCAGCACCAAGAATTTGAACCTCCTGAAGAGCTACGGGATACCATAAAGTGCTTTTGGCACAACACCAAAGACTCTGAAGAAATACAATCAAGTTTCGAGGTGCAGCCTGATGGCTACGCTGAAATTATTTTTTATTTCGGAAACCTCCGGAGCGTTTCTTACCATGGGGGTTTGCAGCCATTGCCTTCACCGTTTATGATGGGCCTGCTCAATCAGCCTGCTGTTTTTTTTACGCAAAACCGTTTAGAAATTATTGGTATCAGGTGCTTTCCCTGGACTGTGTTCGATTTGCTCGGGCTACAGTCCGGTAAAGACGGGCTACACATATTTGAGCACCCCATCGCCCAGCTTCAACCCACGTTAAATAAGTTGATTCATGCCGGCCGGGTAGAAGAGGCGCTGGACCACGTAAAACAATATTTCTTGAATGTACGGTCGCGGATTACTGCCAACAGTATGTTATTTAAAGCAGGAGTTGCTATGCGCGAAGCAAACGGTACCATGCCGGTAAGCCAGGTAGCGGCGGCGGCCCACGCAACGCTTCGCACACTGGAAAGAAACTTCAAGCAATCTTCTGGTCACACTGTTAAAGATGTGTCGGCTCTGATACGTTTTGAGCAGGTGCGAAACTGTTTATGGCATTACCCTGATACCAATCTTGCCGGCTTGGCTCACGAGCTGGGCTATACAGATCAATCCCACCTAAGTAGGGAATTTAAGCGCTACAGCGACACCACGCCGGCGGCATTCGCGCGAAAAGCGAAGAAAGGTAAGCAGGTTGTAAGCGACGATTTTGTCGCGTTTGTACAAGCCTGA
- a CDS encoding ISAon1 family transposase, which yields MDNNPISCHLLGRLYSVDGKQLQQQYKDHLSDFHTWPQKEHAEEWLLFPDNIGPSLSIDETALSNGELYTIITNKAAKGGKKAIVAMLKGTQAEQIMAVLERIPLRKRNKVSEVTMDMAANMIKSIRRCFANASRVIDRFHVQKLAYDAVQEARIKYRWEALDAENLAYDNAKKNKQSYQPEVFSNGDTLKQLLARSRYLLFKHHTKWNLSQKQRADLLFHKYPLLQKAYQLSIRLGSIFTNCKNKQQAFKGLAIWYNDVETAGIDAFSTVARSVKTHYESILNFFDNRATNASAESFNAKIKAFRATSRGVRDTAFFLFRLQNIYA from the coding sequence TTGGATAATAACCCGATCAGCTGCCACTTGCTGGGCAGGCTTTACAGCGTCGACGGAAAACAGCTACAACAGCAGTATAAAGATCACCTAAGCGATTTTCATACCTGGCCACAAAAAGAGCATGCAGAAGAATGGCTGCTGTTTCCGGATAATATCGGACCGTCATTAAGCATCGATGAAACAGCCCTAAGCAATGGCGAGCTCTACACCATTATTACCAACAAAGCAGCCAAAGGCGGCAAGAAAGCGATTGTAGCGATGCTAAAAGGCACACAGGCCGAGCAGATCATGGCCGTGTTGGAACGTATTCCATTACGTAAGCGGAACAAGGTCAGCGAAGTAACGATGGATATGGCGGCAAACATGATCAAATCCATCCGCCGGTGCTTTGCTAATGCCAGCCGGGTGATCGACCGATTCCATGTGCAAAAGCTGGCTTATGATGCTGTACAGGAGGCGCGGATTAAATATCGCTGGGAAGCGTTGGATGCCGAGAATCTTGCATATGATAACGCTAAAAAGAATAAACAAAGCTATCAACCCGAAGTGTTCAGCAATGGCGACACGCTCAAGCAACTGTTAGCCCGGAGCCGTTACCTGCTTTTCAAACATCATACGAAATGGAACCTGTCACAAAAGCAAAGGGCAGATCTATTATTCCATAAATATCCGCTATTACAAAAGGCCTATCAGCTATCGATTCGGCTGGGCAGCATCTTTACCAACTGTAAGAACAAACAACAAGCTTTTAAAGGGCTGGCTATCTGGTATAATGACGTGGAAACTGCCGGTATAGATGCGTTCAGTACGGTGGCAAGGTCAGTCAAAACCCACTATGAATCAATCCTGAACTTCTTCGATAACCGGGCCACCAATGCTTCTGCCGAATCATTCAACGCCAAGATCAAAGCTTTCAGAGCTACTTCAAGAGGCGTAAGAGATACCGCTTTCTTCTTATTCAGACTCCAAAATATCTATGCCTGA
- a CDS encoding DUF427 domain-containing protein, with protein sequence MKAIWNDQVIAESNDTIVVENNHYFPKESVKAEYLENTDTHSTCPWKGLASYYTLNVNGKKNPDAAWYYPQPKDAASHITNYVAFWKGVKITE encoded by the coding sequence ATGAAAGCAATTTGGAACGATCAGGTTATTGCCGAAAGCAATGACACCATTGTGGTTGAAAATAATCATTATTTCCCTAAAGAAAGCGTAAAAGCTGAGTACCTGGAAAATACAGACACCCATTCTACCTGCCCATGGAAAGGGCTGGCTTCTTATTATACACTTAACGTTAACGGCAAAAAGAACCCGGATGCTGCCTGGTATTACCCGCAGCCTAAGGACGCAGCCAGCCATATTACCAATTATGTAGCTTTTTGGAAAGGCGTTAAAATAACGGAATAA
- a CDS encoding cupin domain-containing protein gives MTISSANIVDLNEHSGKAAGGYKNFPLSEVNDHVIRMSIMTEDFYWHYHPNSDETFIVIEGTLMLDLETGTIELNKGQMITVPKNIAHRTRPKGAQSVNLTIELTAMKTVRIEAE, from the coding sequence ATGACTATCTCATCAGCCAACATTGTTGATCTTAATGAGCACAGCGGGAAAGCCGCCGGAGGCTATAAAAATTTCCCTCTCTCAGAAGTAAACGACCACGTGATAAGGATGAGCATTATGACGGAAGATTTTTACTGGCATTATCATCCCAACTCCGATGAAACGTTTATTGTTATTGAAGGAACACTGATGCTTGATCTCGAAACCGGAACAATAGAACTTAATAAAGGCCAAATGATCACGGTGCCTAAAAATATTGCCCACCGCACACGCCCAAAAGGGGCACAATCTGTAAATCTTACCATCGAACTCACCGCTATGAAAACCGTTCGTATAGAAGCCGAATAG
- a CDS encoding ABC transporter permease, whose product MNTYTFHINTYDLAFFGTIFIALTFTLLLWFTKRINLAANRYLALAMVTIVLWIARILGIDIGLSAYVANWSWIPLQFSLSLGPLIFFYVLKITRPEYKFRFKDLLHFSPLLLELGAQALEISDSIKTGAATYKTATFQQLNPVLQLLAFVSVITYLYLCHRLIERFYRRLKFNRGDRYRYELRWLHKLIIGFGLLWLLWIPFTAADYFYYQYQLSVHAYYPLYLLLIVMAIWMAAIAFLTHEVGVPVAPHSFLKPVLPAEMKQRGIWLKNVVKADLYYQDPELSLTSLAEKLELGPHELSRIINTVLKKSFNDFINEYRVQAVARKMQDPAYGHITLLGIAYESGFNSQSTFNRIFKQMTGKSPLGYKNDLKKEYPSYNLGSQSQFAPIILNQETAPKWFPDKLNRNYMFRNYFKIARRNLIRNKSYTAINVTGLAVGIAVCMMIFIIIQFQTSFDNFHPKKDRTYRVLTEYHHAETGNISYGKDLPFPIPLGLKTAFPQIEQVAPIFASHDDQLFILNNNGNTEKVFKEQRGVFCTGPSFFKIFNFPLLAGSYESLKAPNNVLLTKEIAEKYFGDWKTAVGKTIKLQMGGYMFEHGTDVLKVSGILATIPSNTDFQLKVVVAYGTGFTGDYLSKSTDWNGTVADFGCYVLLPPNASADNFNQQLSAYSQKVKSSDDKNSHIIQPLSAIHYDTQVGNYSNKTISHQLLNVLWLIAAFILLIACVNFINLSTAQAVNRAKEVGVRKVLGSNKSQLQIQFIVETFLIVTSAVMLAAVITIIALPFVNQLLELSLSFNILNNPAIILFLLIVTIVVTALAGFYPAIVLSRFNPVNALKSKLTASPASGISLRRGLVVFQFIIAQALIIGTLIIVKQMNYFIDQPLGFNKDAIVNVPFRVDSLRIARLDYLKNQLLAVNGVQAVSYSSNTPIEDNNDTWSTIRVNHATKESDFKVITKFADEGYVPAYKLQLIAGRNLQHSSYTREFLVNESLVKSLGFKKPEDILNKEISTWNNQIKCPVVGVLKDFNDRSFRHGLAPLLIATNNTMYNQAAIKLVTTNISSTMQSVKQIFDKTFPDFVYEYKFLDDKIESFYKQENQLAALYKVFATIAIFLSCLGLYGLASFMAVQRIKEVGIRKVLGATSSSIVYLFSKEFVILIAIAYAIAIPIAWYYMHQWLQAYAYRINISWWLIATSGLVATIIALATISFQAIKAAKENPVKSLRSE is encoded by the coding sequence TTGAATACGTATACTTTCCATATTAACACTTATGACCTGGCTTTCTTCGGGACCATCTTTATAGCGCTCACTTTTACCTTGCTTTTATGGTTCACGAAAAGGATAAACCTGGCCGCAAACCGATATTTGGCCCTGGCAATGGTTACCATTGTTTTATGGATAGCCAGGATATTGGGCATCGATATAGGGCTGTCTGCTTATGTTGCTAACTGGAGCTGGATACCGCTGCAGTTTTCGCTTTCGCTTGGCCCCCTTATATTCTTTTATGTACTTAAAATAACCCGGCCGGAATATAAATTCCGGTTTAAGGATCTGCTGCATTTTAGTCCGTTACTGCTGGAATTGGGTGCCCAAGCATTGGAAATTAGCGATAGTATAAAAACCGGCGCAGCTACTTATAAAACGGCAACCTTTCAGCAACTGAACCCGGTATTGCAATTGTTGGCGTTTGTTTCGGTTATAACTTACCTTTACCTGTGTCATCGGCTAATAGAGCGCTTTTACCGTCGATTAAAATTTAACAGGGGCGACCGGTATCGGTACGAGCTGCGGTGGCTGCATAAGTTAATCATCGGTTTCGGCCTGTTATGGCTATTGTGGATACCTTTTACAGCCGCAGATTATTTCTATTACCAGTACCAATTAAGTGTACATGCATATTATCCTTTATATCTCCTTTTAATAGTAATGGCCATCTGGATGGCGGCCATAGCTTTTTTAACGCACGAGGTTGGCGTGCCGGTCGCCCCCCATTCGTTTTTAAAGCCAGTGCTTCCCGCGGAAATGAAGCAAAGAGGTATTTGGCTGAAGAATGTCGTTAAAGCCGATCTTTATTACCAGGACCCGGAACTGAGTTTAACCTCACTGGCCGAGAAGCTTGAGTTGGGCCCTCATGAATTATCCCGGATCATCAATACAGTGCTTAAAAAAAGCTTCAATGATTTCATCAATGAATATCGCGTACAGGCGGTGGCCCGGAAAATGCAGGATCCAGCCTATGGCCATATCACCCTCCTGGGAATAGCGTATGAATCAGGTTTCAACTCCCAAAGTACCTTTAACCGAATTTTCAAACAAATGACGGGGAAAAGCCCGCTGGGATATAAAAATGACCTGAAAAAAGAGTACCCATCTTATAACTTGGGAAGCCAATCCCAATTTGCGCCGATAATTTTGAACCAAGAAACCGCTCCTAAATGGTTTCCTGACAAATTAAATCGCAATTACATGTTCAGAAATTATTTTAAAATAGCACGGCGCAACCTGATACGCAATAAAAGCTATACTGCCATTAATGTTACCGGCCTGGCTGTTGGTATTGCCGTTTGTATGATGATTTTTATCATTATACAGTTTCAAACAAGCTTTGATAATTTTCACCCGAAGAAAGATCGCACTTACCGGGTATTAACAGAATATCATCATGCAGAAACAGGGAATATATCTTATGGGAAAGATCTTCCTTTTCCGATTCCCTTAGGATTGAAAACGGCTTTTCCACAAATAGAACAGGTAGCTCCAATTTTCGCAAGCCACGATGATCAGTTATTTATATTGAATAATAATGGAAATACGGAAAAAGTATTTAAAGAGCAGCGGGGTGTATTTTGTACAGGGCCTTCATTCTTTAAAATATTCAACTTTCCGCTGCTTGCCGGTTCGTATGAGTCATTAAAAGCCCCGAACAACGTATTGCTTACAAAAGAAATAGCAGAGAAATATTTCGGCGACTGGAAAACAGCGGTAGGTAAAACCATTAAACTACAGATGGGCGGCTATATGTTTGAACACGGCACCGATGTATTGAAAGTTTCCGGTATCCTTGCTACCATACCTTCAAATACAGACTTTCAGTTAAAAGTAGTTGTAGCTTATGGAACAGGGTTTACCGGGGATTATTTATCAAAATCAACCGATTGGAATGGAACGGTAGCTGACTTTGGTTGCTACGTTTTGTTGCCGCCGAATGCTTCTGCTGACAATTTTAATCAACAATTAAGCGCATATTCACAAAAAGTGAAATCTTCTGATGATAAGAACAGTCATATTATACAACCATTAAGTGCGATACATTATGATACCCAGGTTGGTAATTACAGCAACAAAACTATCAGTCATCAACTGCTCAATGTATTGTGGCTTATTGCGGCATTCATCCTGTTAATTGCCTGCGTAAACTTTATCAATCTTTCCACCGCACAAGCTGTTAATCGCGCAAAGGAAGTTGGCGTAAGAAAAGTTTTGGGGAGTAATAAATCCCAGTTGCAGATCCAATTCATCGTTGAAACATTTTTGATAGTTACAAGTGCTGTAATGCTTGCCGCGGTTATTACAATTATTGCATTGCCTTTTGTAAATCAACTTTTGGAACTTTCGCTTTCATTCAACATACTGAACAACCCCGCAATTATTCTATTTCTGTTGATCGTAACTATTGTTGTAACCGCGCTCGCCGGTTTTTATCCTGCTATTGTTTTATCACGTTTCAATCCCGTTAATGCCTTAAAAAGCAAGCTCACAGCAAGCCCGGCATCTGGAATTTCATTAAGAAGGGGGTTGGTAGTGTTTCAATTCATCATCGCTCAGGCGCTGATCATCGGGACACTTATCATTGTAAAGCAAATGAATTATTTTATTGATCAACCGTTAGGCTTTAATAAAGATGCCATTGTAAATGTCCCTTTCCGTGTGGATAGTCTTCGAATAGCCAGGCTGGATTATTTAAAGAACCAGTTATTAGCGGTAAACGGCGTGCAGGCTGTGAGTTACAGTTCCAACACCCCGATTGAAGATAATAACGATACGTGGAGCACGATCAGGGTTAACCATGCAACTAAAGAATCGGACTTTAAGGTTATCACCAAATTTGCCGACGAAGGCTATGTGCCCGCTTATAAATTACAACTGATAGCCGGAAGGAATTTGCAGCACTCCTCTTATACCAGAGAGTTTTTGGTGAATGAGTCACTCGTGAAGAGTTTAGGATTTAAAAAGCCGGAAGATATACTGAACAAAGAAATAAGCACATGGAATAATCAAATAAAATGTCCTGTTGTTGGTGTGTTGAAAGATTTTAATGACAGATCTTTTCGCCACGGGTTGGCACCATTGCTTATTGCCACTAACAACACCATGTACAACCAGGCCGCAATAAAACTTGTAACCACAAACATTTCTTCTACAATGCAATCTGTTAAACAAATATTTGATAAAACATTTCCAGATTTTGTTTATGAATACAAGTTTTTAGATGATAAAATTGAAAGCTTTTACAAACAGGAAAATCAGTTAGCGGCTTTGTATAAAGTTTTTGCAACAATCGCCATATTCCTCAGCTGTTTGGGATTATATGGTTTAGCTTCATTCATGGCAGTGCAGAGAATAAAAGAAGTTGGCATCCGTAAAGTGCTTGGCGCTACTTCAAGCAGTATTGTTTATTTGTTTTCAAAAGAATTTGTCATACTTATTGCAATTGCCTATGCCATTGCCATACCCATTGCATGGTATTACATGCACCAATGGCTGCAAGCCTATGCTTATCGCATCAACATCAGTTGGTGGTTAATTGCTACAAGCGGACTTGTTGCAACAATTATTGCACTTGCAACGATAAGTTTCCAGGCAATAAAAGCAGCAAAAGAAAATCCGGTGAAGAGTCTGAGAAGTGAATAA
- a CDS encoding alpha/beta hydrolase-fold protein, with translation MKFCLYKFNPKTFVISSFCFLALLFITCYVHAQENSPFRTGFEETISSKILAQQRKIWVHIPNSNGGDKIKNKGNYPVVYILDGSENFNTVVSITEHMEESSLCPPMIVVGIVPVERLSELTTGTDKELPNIVGNGDKFISFVEKELIPHIDANYPTTTYKTLIGHSLGGLTVINTLLHHPNSFNSYVSLEASLWWNNKKSVEDAKTILPAQHYQEKTLFMAMANRMERGMDTLSVQKDTSGSTALLRSNLEFIKILNNNKTNQLRYGYKFYTDDNHPSVRLIGEYDALRFIFAFYKLKIYDSELANPNFNLDSVLVAHYKKVSENMGYTVKPSESQVNILGYQMLGKKQYKKAENLFKLNIVNNPSNSNNYDSLGDLYLAIGDKTKAIEAFKKALTLQAIPETKEKLDKLLNGRKS, from the coding sequence ATGAAATTCTGTTTATACAAGTTCAATCCAAAAACCTTTGTAATATCTTCTTTCTGTTTCCTTGCCCTCCTTTTCATTACTTGCTATGTCCATGCACAAGAAAACAGCCCGTTTAGGACTGGCTTCGAGGAAACGATTTCGTCAAAAATATTGGCGCAGCAACGTAAAATTTGGGTACATATCCCCAATAGCAATGGAGGCGATAAAATTAAGAATAAGGGAAATTATCCTGTCGTTTATATACTGGATGGAAGTGAAAACTTCAACACTGTCGTAAGTATTACGGAGCACATGGAAGAATCAAGCCTTTGCCCTCCCATGATTGTAGTTGGCATTGTGCCTGTGGAAAGATTGAGTGAACTAACTACCGGTACGGATAAAGAGCTGCCTAATATTGTTGGAAATGGCGATAAATTCATATCCTTCGTAGAGAAAGAACTGATTCCTCATATCGATGCCAATTACCCTACCACAACCTATAAAACACTCATCGGTCATTCTCTTGGAGGCTTAACGGTCATCAATACCTTACTTCACCATCCAAATTCATTTAACTCTTATGTTTCTCTTGAAGCGTCCTTATGGTGGAATAACAAGAAGTCTGTTGAAGACGCAAAGACGATTTTACCCGCTCAGCATTACCAAGAGAAAACGTTATTTATGGCAATGGCCAATCGGATGGAAAGAGGAATGGATACGCTTAGTGTTCAAAAAGACACGAGCGGGTCTACTGCGCTTCTCCGCAGTAACTTAGAATTTATTAAAATTCTTAATAACAATAAAACGAATCAATTACGCTATGGCTACAAATTTTACACGGATGACAACCACCCTTCCGTAAGATTGATTGGAGAATATGATGCGCTTCGATTTATTTTTGCTTTTTACAAGCTTAAAATCTATGACAGTGAGCTGGCTAACCCAAACTTTAATCTAGATTCGGTACTGGTTGCACATTACAAAAAGGTCTCCGAAAATATGGGATACACCGTTAAACCAAGTGAGAGTCAGGTCAATATTCTAGGATACCAGATGTTAGGTAAAAAACAATATAAGAAAGCGGAAAACTTGTTCAAACTCAATATTGTCAACAACCCTTCTAACAGTAATAATTATGATTCACTTGGCGATTTGTACTTGGCAATTGGTGATAAGACTAAAGCTATAGAGGCTTTTAAAAAGGCTTTAACGTTGCAAGCAATTCCAGAAACAAAAGAAAAATTGGATAAGCTATTAAATGGTAGAAAAAGCTAA
- a CDS encoding cupin domain-containing protein — protein sequence MKHKNDHSQTLILTAGQGRVYHLGAMTAIFKADENETADQYSISEWWLAPNSNGPGPHQHDDQDQVFYVLEGTISILTGDKWIEADRGTFIRIPRNTIHNFANRTNKKAGMLNFDIPGGFEKNMPSMVKWFEENK from the coding sequence ATGAAACATAAAAATGACCATAGCCAAACACTAATTCTAACGGCAGGACAAGGACGGGTCTATCATTTGGGAGCGATGACTGCCATTTTCAAAGCAGACGAAAATGAAACAGCTGATCAATATAGCATTTCAGAATGGTGGCTTGCCCCAAACTCCAACGGGCCAGGCCCACATCAGCATGATGACCAGGACCAGGTTTTTTATGTGCTTGAAGGCACTATTTCCATACTTACCGGAGACAAATGGATAGAAGCTGACCGGGGGACGTTTATCAGAATTCCCAGGAACACGATACACAACTTTGCAAACCGGACCAATAAAAAAGCAGGCATGCTGAATTTCGATATTCCTGGAGGATTTGAGAAAAATATGCCTTCCATGGTAAAATGGTTTGAAGAAAACAAATAA
- a CDS encoding ISAon1 family transposase N-terminal region protein, translating to MSNAYETLVRLILPEGLLDYFELTDVKPSESGQLNIYLEEKNLPPAGYEKAQIESKGFLPETAIQDFPIRGHKVALCIKRRRWEVKSSGEVITRDWDLVRKGARMTTEFGLFLKGIFG from the coding sequence TTGTCCAACGCATACGAAACCCTGGTCCGCCTTATACTTCCTGAAGGCTTGTTAGATTATTTTGAACTGACTGACGTTAAACCGTCAGAAAGTGGTCAGCTGAATATTTACCTGGAAGAAAAGAACCTGCCTCCTGCCGGTTATGAAAAGGCACAAATAGAGTCAAAAGGCTTTCTGCCTGAAACAGCTATCCAGGACTTTCCGATCCGTGGTCATAAGGTAGCACTCTGTATTAAACGGCGCAGATGGGAAGTAAAATCCAGCGGTGAGGTCATCACCAGGGACTGGGATTTAGTACGAAAAGGGGCACGAATGACAACGGAATTCGGCCTTTTTTTAAAAGGTATATTTGGATAA
- a CDS encoding FAD-dependent monooxygenase, with translation MKATQNHSIYDVIISGAGPVGLFVACELALVKCSVLILEKAEDPISPLKQLPFGIRGLSAPTIEALYRRGLLKDLEIHKRVKNPHQNAGQGARRQVGHFAGIPFHDGDIDKSQWTYRLQGATDTSLISEIQELETLLARRAEALGVVIKRGLAVTGFHQTADEVTVQSGDQSFKGKWLVGCDGARSVVRKIGGFEFAGTEPEFTGYTAKVDIADPEKLSPGRNVTPIGMYLQSQPGYLMIQDFDGGAFHSSEKPITLEHIQEVLRRVSNTDVTINTLHIATTWTDRARQATTYRNGRVFLAGDAAHIHAPLGGQGLNLGLGDAMNLGWKLAATIQEKAPESLLDSYYAERHPIGVQVLDWSRAQVAIMKPNPQARALNTILRDLIDTRDGATYFAGRVWGIFTQYDLGGHHPLVGHSAPNFELEDGTRIGELMQSGQGILLDFGMNASLKAFASEYSDQMKYVSGRAKEQLGLSAVLIRPDGTIAWASDSDPDYSELQKAAVQWFICNSGIKRKS, from the coding sequence ATGAAAGCTACACAAAATCATTCTATATACGACGTGATCATTTCCGGCGCAGGGCCTGTAGGCCTGTTCGTTGCCTGCGAATTGGCCCTGGTTAAATGCTCAGTCCTGATACTGGAAAAGGCGGAGGATCCAATCTCGCCCTTAAAGCAACTTCCTTTCGGGATAAGGGGGCTATCGGCGCCTACTATTGAAGCGCTTTACCGTCGCGGGTTGTTAAAAGACCTAGAGATACATAAACGCGTCAAAAACCCGCACCAAAATGCCGGACAGGGGGCGCGACGCCAGGTAGGGCACTTCGCGGGCATTCCATTTCATGACGGCGATATTGACAAATCACAATGGACATACCGCCTGCAAGGCGCTACAGACACCAGTTTAATTTCCGAAATACAAGAGCTTGAAACGTTGCTGGCCCGCCGTGCGGAAGCCTTAGGTGTAGTAATCAAGCGCGGGCTTGCTGTTACCGGCTTTCATCAAACTGCAGATGAGGTAACTGTTCAGTCCGGTGATCAATCTTTTAAAGGTAAATGGCTTGTGGGCTGCGATGGGGCTCGTAGTGTTGTTCGCAAAATAGGCGGCTTTGAGTTCGCCGGTACGGAGCCTGAATTTACCGGCTACACGGCAAAAGTGGACATAGCCGACCCGGAAAAGCTCAGCCCGGGCCGAAATGTGACGCCCATAGGCATGTACTTGCAATCGCAGCCCGGTTATCTGATGATACAGGATTTTGATGGCGGGGCATTTCATAGTTCAGAAAAGCCAATCACACTTGAACACATACAGGAGGTGCTACGGCGCGTATCGAACACCGATGTTACCATCAACACCCTGCACATAGCAACCACCTGGACTGACAGGGCACGGCAGGCCACCACCTACCGCAACGGGCGAGTGTTTTTGGCCGGCGATGCTGCGCACATTCATGCCCCGTTGGGGGGGCAGGGCCTTAACCTTGGGCTGGGTGATGCCATGAACCTGGGCTGGAAGCTCGCCGCAACCATCCAGGAGAAAGCCCCGGAAAGCTTGCTGGATAGTTATTATGCCGAACGGCACCCAATTGGTGTGCAGGTTCTGGACTGGTCACGTGCCCAGGTTGCAATCATGAAACCAAATCCGCAAGCCCGCGCACTGAATACAATTCTTCGCGACCTTATAGATACGCGCGATGGTGCCACTTATTTTGCAGGACGGGTGTGGGGTATTTTCACACAATATGATCTCGGTGGCCACCACCCACTTGTAGGTCACAGTGCTCCCAATTTTGAGTTGGAAGACGGCACCAGGATTGGCGAGCTAATGCAAAGTGGCCAGGGAATACTGCTTGATTTTGGTATGAATGCTTCACTAAAAGCTTTCGCAAGTGAATACAGCGATCAAATGAAGTATGTTTCGGGTCGGGCGAAAGAGCAATTAGGGTTGAGTGCCGTACTCATACGCCCCGACGGTACTATCGCCTGGGCTTCTGACAGTGATCCCGATTACAGCGAACTCCAAAAGGCTGCCGTGCAATGGTTTATTTGTAATTCAGGCATCAAACGTAAAAGCTGA